A single genomic interval of Stieleria maiorica harbors:
- a CDS encoding putative manganese-dependent inorganic diphosphatase → MALFVFGHRNPDTDAICSAIAYADFLRRTTRPDAIAASCGPPNQRTEYALKIAQLSAPRIVMDVHPLVEDVCQTDVTLAHHDEVFYDVYRRMDERGLRSIPMVDRDGRLTGIISLLDMLELVLDSGVDSLKSRQVRTNLNKIASVLGGSFQHVVNPDVDEDLIVSVGAMSAGGFTDHIKQFPAEKLLVVSGDRPTIQLPALELGVRALVVTGGYQLSDGLMQLAKARGITVLGSPFDTATTTMRIKAAQLIGDIVQQDFVSLPAKMPVAEARDKIFRSPQTIFPVIEDGKLVGVLSKSDLVNPPKTELVLVDHNELGQAVPGAEDARIVEVLDHHRLGGSLKSTEPIRLTMEPVGSTCTLVAKMYRQAHMDPEPGVALCMASGMISDTLYLRSPTTTNTDRELLQWLQQYCTVPLESFAEDFFKVGSALRTCSPDQVVREDCKHFEESGHAFSISQIEEIGFDLFWERKDELFGAIEGMARDQKLDFSALLVTDIVSNGSLLMMSSEPKGWEEINYPELEDRLYQLDGVVSRKKQLLPLISSLMESA, encoded by the coding sequence ATGGCTTTATTCGTTTTTGGTCATCGCAACCCCGACACCGATGCGATTTGTTCGGCGATCGCGTATGCCGATTTTCTGAGACGCACGACGCGGCCCGATGCGATCGCGGCCAGTTGTGGCCCGCCCAACCAACGGACCGAGTACGCACTCAAGATCGCCCAGCTCTCGGCACCGCGGATCGTGATGGATGTCCATCCGTTGGTCGAAGACGTTTGCCAGACCGACGTCACGTTGGCTCACCACGACGAAGTGTTTTACGACGTCTATCGCCGGATGGACGAACGTGGGTTGCGAAGTATTCCGATGGTCGATCGCGACGGCAGACTGACCGGGATCATCTCGCTGTTGGACATGCTGGAACTGGTGCTCGACAGCGGCGTGGATTCGCTGAAATCGCGCCAGGTGCGGACGAACCTGAACAAGATCGCGTCGGTGCTCGGCGGGTCCTTTCAACACGTGGTCAATCCGGACGTCGACGAGGACTTGATCGTCAGCGTGGGGGCGATGAGCGCCGGCGGATTCACCGACCACATCAAGCAATTTCCGGCGGAAAAGTTGCTCGTCGTCAGCGGCGACCGCCCGACCATCCAACTGCCCGCGTTGGAGCTTGGCGTCCGTGCGTTGGTCGTCACCGGCGGCTACCAACTATCCGACGGGTTGATGCAACTGGCCAAGGCCCGCGGGATCACCGTCTTGGGCAGCCCGTTTGACACCGCGACGACGACGATGCGAATCAAGGCGGCGCAGCTGATCGGTGATATCGTCCAGCAGGATTTCGTCTCGCTGCCTGCAAAGATGCCCGTTGCCGAAGCCCGCGACAAAATCTTTCGGTCTCCGCAAACCATTTTCCCCGTCATCGAAGACGGCAAACTCGTCGGCGTGCTCAGCAAAAGTGACCTGGTCAATCCGCCCAAAACCGAACTGGTGCTGGTCGACCACAACGAACTGGGCCAGGCAGTCCCCGGAGCCGAAGACGCGCGGATCGTTGAAGTGCTGGACCACCACCGCTTGGGCGGATCACTCAAGTCCACCGAACCGATTCGATTGACGATGGAACCGGTCGGATCGACGTGCACGCTGGTGGCGAAAATGTATCGCCAAGCTCACATGGATCCCGAGCCCGGTGTCGCGCTCTGCATGGCGTCGGGAATGATCAGTGACACGCTTTATCTGCGCTCACCGACGACCACCAACACCGACCGAGAGCTGCTGCAGTGGTTGCAGCAGTATTGCACCGTGCCGCTGGAATCATTTGCCGAAGACTTCTTTAAAGTCGGCTCGGCACTCCGCACCTGCTCGCCCGATCAAGTCGTTCGCGAAGATTGCAAGCACTTCGAAGAATCCGGACACGCATTTTCCATCTCGCAAATCGAAGAGATCGGGTTCGATTTGTTCTGGGAACGTAAAGACGAACTGTTCGGTGCAATTGAGGGCATGGCCCGGGATCAAAAACTGGACTTCAGCGCCTTGCTGGTCACCGACATCGTCAGCAACGGCAGTTTGCTGATGATGAGCAGCGAACCCAAGGGTTGGGAAGAAATCAATTATCCCGAACTGGAAGACCGGCTGTATCAACTCGACGGCGTCGTCAGCCGCAAGAAACAACTGCTGCCGCTGATCAGCAGCCTGATGGAATCGGCCTGA
- a CDS encoding flavoprotein — translation MSDPAPSPRILLAVGGGIAAYKAAMLCSRLAQRGYQVQTVMTRSATEFLGPATLAALSGRGVGLDGFDNKHPLGSHIELARDVDLMIVAPATANLIAKFAHGVADDLVSTLYLQNTAPVLVAPAMSDPMWNKPAVGRNVDQLAADGCHLIGPDSGWLSCRVKGMGRMSDPEAILDRATEILAR, via the coding sequence ATGTCCGACCCGGCTCCTTCCCCACGAATCTTGCTGGCCGTCGGCGGCGGGATCGCCGCCTACAAGGCCGCGATGCTTTGCAGCCGGCTGGCCCAGCGGGGCTATCAGGTGCAGACGGTGATGACGCGTTCGGCGACCGAGTTTTTGGGGCCGGCGACCTTGGCGGCCTTGTCCGGACGCGGCGTCGGTTTGGACGGATTTGACAACAAGCACCCGCTCGGTTCGCACATCGAACTCGCTCGCGATGTGGACCTGATGATCGTCGCCCCGGCGACCGCCAACCTGATCGCCAAGTTCGCCCACGGCGTCGCCGATGACTTGGTCAGCACGCTGTACCTGCAGAACACCGCGCCGGTCCTGGTCGCTCCGGCGATGAGTGATCCGATGTGGAACAAGCCCGCGGTCGGTCGCAACGTCGACCAGCTGGCCGCCGACGGATGCCATCTGATCGGACCGGACAGCGGATGGTTATCCTGCCGTGTCAAAGGCATGGGACGGATGAGTGACCCGGAGGCGATTCTCGATCGGGCGACGGAAATCTTGGCCCGGTAG
- a CDS encoding BBP7 family outer membrane beta-barrel protein: MFQLDLRIAERKGVRYQKPNGPQGASHFWYLTPFRGLAPLTQLSWLVGVLMIADFSSAQPAPSSFSGNTLPMVAGTASSDPYQIVAPAGLVAPGGGSLVDGQAYRSSDPYALAPPPTLGAASSPPVVQQNVHGATGLFSGPLFQGGPIYNTVGHFDPLIPELRNRLHSRLAFRAEYLLWDVTGMDSPPLVTTSPSGTGQGSAAVLGQPGTSVAFGGDSLNDGSVSGFLLGGGWWITPQQNFAIEMEYFQLDELDDGYNGSSDGAVILGRPYVDITQGVETAELIAYPGLVGGDVRVGSETDLRSFLIDGRISLCPAHGACCQNCGLRNRTDWIIGYRNIRLEDTLAINENRRSLVAGQDRTITSSDQFQTTNQFHGLQLGVVRRMLLQRAWLETSMRVAIGNTEQTLRVAGSTTINDQGTSATYGGGLLAQTTNGGTRSRDEFSMIPELGIRLGFRLTDRLHANIGYTVLYLPNVIRASEQIDRDIHPGLIPPGAGAVSGVLRPAVTWDQSDYLAHGLHLGGELNF; this comes from the coding sequence TTGTTTCAATTGGATCTCAGGATTGCCGAGCGAAAAGGGGTCAGGTACCAAAAACCAAATGGCCCGCAGGGTGCTTCGCATTTTTGGTACCTGACCCCTTTTCGCGGTCTTGCGCCGCTGACGCAACTCAGTTGGCTGGTCGGCGTGCTGATGATCGCCGATTTTAGCTCCGCCCAACCGGCGCCGTCATCGTTTTCTGGAAATACGCTGCCGATGGTCGCGGGGACGGCATCGAGTGATCCCTACCAAATCGTCGCACCGGCGGGGTTGGTCGCACCAGGTGGGGGCTCGCTGGTGGACGGTCAGGCCTATCGCAGCTCGGATCCCTATGCATTGGCTCCGCCGCCGACGCTGGGGGCAGCGTCCAGCCCCCCCGTCGTCCAGCAGAATGTCCATGGCGCGACAGGACTCTTTAGCGGACCACTTTTTCAAGGGGGGCCGATCTACAACACGGTCGGTCATTTCGATCCGCTGATTCCCGAGCTGCGAAATCGGCTCCATTCCCGGCTTGCTTTTCGCGCCGAATACCTGCTCTGGGATGTGACGGGAATGGATAGCCCGCCACTGGTGACGACCAGCCCTAGTGGCACGGGGCAAGGCAGCGCCGCCGTGCTCGGCCAGCCGGGCACTTCGGTTGCCTTTGGGGGCGATTCGCTGAACGACGGCTCCGTCAGCGGCTTTCTGCTCGGCGGCGGATGGTGGATCACCCCGCAACAGAATTTTGCGATCGAAATGGAGTACTTTCAACTGGACGAGCTCGATGACGGTTACAACGGATCGAGCGACGGCGCGGTGATCTTGGGGCGTCCCTACGTGGACATCACTCAAGGCGTCGAGACGGCCGAGCTGATCGCTTATCCCGGGCTGGTCGGCGGTGACGTTCGCGTCGGTTCGGAGACTGACCTGCGATCGTTCTTGATCGACGGACGCATCTCGCTTTGCCCCGCCCATGGCGCCTGTTGCCAAAACTGTGGACTGCGCAACCGCACCGATTGGATCATCGGTTACCGAAACATCCGCCTGGAAGACACGCTGGCGATCAACGAGAACCGCCGCAGCTTGGTGGCCGGTCAGGACCGAACGATCACGTCGTCCGATCAGTTCCAGACCACCAACCAGTTCCACGGGCTGCAACTGGGTGTCGTCCGCCGCATGCTGCTTCAGCGGGCTTGGCTGGAAACCTCGATGCGGGTCGCGATCGGTAACACCGAACAAACGCTGCGGGTTGCCGGCAGCACCACCATCAACGATCAAGGCACCTCGGCGACCTATGGCGGCGGATTGTTGGCACAGACGACCAACGGCGGCACGCGGAGTCGTGATGAATTCAGCATGATCCCGGAGTTGGGCATTCGGCTGGGATTCCGATTGACCGATCGGTTGCACGCCAACATCGGCTACACGGTGCTGTATCTGCCCAACGTGATTCGTGCGTCCGAGCAGATCGACCGGGACATTCACCCGGGCTTGATCCCGCCCGGTGCCGGGGCAGTCTCGGGTGTGCTGCGTCCAGCGGTCACGTGGGACCAGTCGGATTACCTGGCCCATGGGTTGCACCTGGGCGGTGAGTTGAATTTTTAG
- a CDS encoding heavy-metal-associated domain-containing protein → MRSLAYGAAILAAAGIMYLITMSPSEPAGQTNESPAAAETASITPDADVNTASLTMNVPEMHCPFACYPSVKENLEKRSDVLTVELAPQKEDGIIDNPQVIVTYKDGFDADQAIAQLEAAGFSGSTVVNN, encoded by the coding sequence ATGCGTTCTCTCGCTTACGGCGCCGCAATCCTGGCCGCTGCCGGCATCATGTACCTGATCACAATGTCACCGAGTGAACCTGCCGGCCAGACCAATGAGTCTCCGGCAGCTGCCGAGACGGCTTCGATCACTCCGGATGCCGATGTGAACACGGCATCGTTGACGATGAACGTTCCCGAAATGCATTGCCCGTTTGCGTGTTACCCCAGCGTCAAGGAAAACCTGGAAAAGCGATCCGACGTCCTGACCGTGGAATTGGCCCCGCAAAAAGAAGACGGCATCATCGACAATCCGCAGGTCATCGTGACCTACAAAGACGGCTTTGATGCTGACCAGGCGATCGCCCAGTTGGAAGCGGCCGGATTCAGCGGATCAACGGTCGTCAACAACTAG
- a CDS encoding DNA-directed RNA polymerase subunit omega, giving the protein MLEELKDEETVNKVGGRFKLSTLIQKRLVQLNQGSRALVNVDTHDKMSIVLQEIMQDKIVLNMDNEVEQVQEMDLDATIAAAESPDLDAADL; this is encoded by the coding sequence AAGAAACCGTCAACAAGGTCGGCGGTCGATTCAAATTGAGCACCTTGATTCAAAAGCGACTCGTCCAGTTGAACCAAGGCAGCCGTGCCCTGGTCAACGTCGACACCCACGACAAGATGTCGATCGTGCTGCAAGAAATCATGCAGGACAAGATCGTGCTGAACATGGACAACGAAGTCGAGCAGGTCCAAGAGATGGACTTGGACGCGACCATCGCCGCGGCCGAATCGCCCGACCTGGACGCCGCAGACCTGTAA
- a CDS encoding sirohydrochlorin chelatase encodes MTTVTPPTDGVLLVGHGTRDPEGTAEFFQLASVLARRMAPVPVEGCLLEFQHPTIPEAWQTLVRRGATQICVAPLLLFAAGHARSDIPDAVAACTAETPGVTSCQSGPLSRAPTIVELLVRRIKEATPQADDSVALLTVGRGSYDPCAKADMRVLGEIVARRCGIGGHAVGFYAMAEPKVPETLDELATRPGIRTVIVQPHLLFQGRLYDAIGTQVHEASQRHPNVQFVVGDYLGPTPEVAEALMRRIGQATR; translated from the coding sequence GTGACCACGGTCACGCCACCAACCGACGGGGTTTTGCTGGTCGGGCACGGGACCCGAGACCCCGAGGGGACAGCCGAGTTTTTTCAACTGGCATCGGTCTTGGCCCGGCGCATGGCTCCGGTACCGGTGGAAGGGTGTTTGCTGGAGTTCCAACACCCCACGATCCCCGAAGCATGGCAGACGCTGGTCCGCCGCGGCGCGACACAGATTTGTGTCGCGCCCCTGCTGTTGTTCGCCGCCGGACATGCCCGCAGCGATATCCCCGATGCCGTCGCCGCCTGCACCGCGGAGACGCCCGGCGTGACGTCCTGCCAATCAGGCCCCCTGTCACGTGCCCCGACAATCGTCGAGCTGTTGGTCCGTCGCATCAAAGAAGCCACACCCCAGGCCGACGATTCCGTCGCCCTGTTGACGGTCGGACGGGGCAGCTATGACCCTTGCGCGAAAGCGGACATGCGAGTGCTCGGTGAAATCGTGGCGCGGCGTTGCGGCATCGGCGGGCACGCGGTCGGCTTTTACGCGATGGCCGAGCCCAAGGTTCCCGAAACGCTGGACGAATTGGCGACCCGTCCGGGGATCCGGACGGTGATCGTCCAGCCGCATCTGCTGTTCCAAGGGCGGTTGTACGACGCGATCGGCACGCAAGTCCACGAGGCTTCGCAGCGGCACCCGAACGTTCAATTCGTCGTCGGCGACTACCTGGGGCCGACCCCCGAGGTCGCCGAAGCGCTGATGCGACGCATCGGCCAAGCGACGCGGTAG